A genomic segment from bacterium BMS3Abin11 encodes:
- a CDS encoding preprotein translocase subunit SecE, translating into MDWLNRIKLILAVLLAAGGVVAYYILVDYSDLLRVLTVVAAVVASLAVALWSEPGQAAWSFIRAADREVRKVVWPTRRETIQTTMIVVVMVVIVGFVLWLIDMGLVAALSKLTS; encoded by the coding sequence ATGGATTGGTTGAACAGAATTAAACTGATACTCGCTGTGCTGCTGGCAGCCGGCGGTGTTGTGGCCTATTACATACTGGTGGATTATTCCGACCTGCTGCGTGTGCTGACAGTTGTCGCAGCAGTCGTTGCTTCCCTCGCTGTTGCTTTGTGGAGTGAGCCGGGGCAGGCAGCGTGGAGCTTTATCCGGGCCGCTGACAGGGAGGTGCGTAAGGTTGTCTGGCCGACGCGGCGTGAAACTATCCAGACCACGATGATCGTAGTCGTGATGGTGGTCATCGTCGGTTTTGTCCTGTGGCTGATTGATATGGGTCTGGTTGCCGCATTAAGTAAACTGACCAGTTAA
- the tufA_1 gene encoding elongation factor Tu: MVMPGDNVKFIVSLIAPIAMDEGLRFAVREGGRTVGAGVVSKIIE; the protein is encoded by the coding sequence ATGGTGATGCCGGGTGACAATGTAAAATTCATTGTCAGCCTGATTGCGCCAATCGCAATGGATGAAGGACTGCGTTTTGCAGTACGTGAAGGTGGCCGTACTGTCGGCGCCGGTGTTGTATCGAAGATTATCGAGTAA
- a CDS encoding hypothetical protein (transcription termination/antitermination protein NusG), with product MSKKWYVVHAFSGFEKRVVSSLHEHIERAGMGDLFGEILVPTEDVVELGRGGKKRTTERKFFPGYVLVEMEMNDDTWHLVKNVPKVSGFIGGSGNEPTPITQAEVDAIVGRMQDSTEKPKPKFSFVAGEMVRVIDGPFIDFNGTVEDVNYEKNKMRVAVSIFGRSTPVELDFSQVEKS from the coding sequence GTGTCGAAGAAATGGTATGTAGTTCACGCATTTTCCGGCTTTGAGAAGCGTGTCGTCTCATCCTTGCATGAGCATATAGAGCGTGCCGGAATGGGCGATCTGTTTGGCGAAATCCTGGTACCGACCGAGGACGTAGTGGAGCTGGGCCGGGGCGGCAAGAAACGCACCACAGAACGTAAGTTCTTTCCGGGGTATGTACTGGTTGAAATGGAAATGAATGACGATACCTGGCATCTGGTCAAGAACGTACCCAAGGTGTCTGGTTTTATTGGTGGGTCGGGTAATGAACCGACACCGATTACCCAGGCCGAGGTTGATGCAATCGTTGGTCGTATGCAGGACAGTACGGAAAAGCCGAAACCGAAGTTTTCATTTGTGGCCGGCGAAATGGTTCGTGTTATCGATGGTCCATTCATCGATTTCAACGGTACGGTAGAAGACGTGAACTACGAAAAGAACAAGATGCGTGTTGCAGTGTCCATTTTTGGCCGTTCAACACCGGTAGAACTTGATTTTAGCCAGGTTGAGAAAAGTTAG
- the rplK gene encoding 50S ribosomal protein L11 — translation MAKKIDAYIKLQVPAGQANPSPPVGPALGQHGLNIMEFCKAFNAETQGMEQGMPVPVIITVFADKTFSFIRKTPPAAVLLKKAAGIKSGSGCPHMDKVGKVSRAQLEEIATIKMADLNAHDMDNAVRIIAGSARSMGIETEGV, via the coding sequence ATGGCTAAGAAGATAGACGCCTATATAAAACTGCAGGTTCCTGCAGGGCAGGCAAACCCAAGTCCACCCGTAGGTCCTGCGCTGGGTCAGCATGGCCTGAACATCATGGAGTTCTGTAAAGCATTTAACGCAGAGACCCAGGGTATGGAGCAGGGTATGCCGGTGCCGGTCATCATTACCGTATTTGCCGATAAAACGTTCAGTTTTATCAGGAAGACACCTCCTGCGGCTGTTTTGTTGAAGAAGGCGGCAGGCATCAAGAGTGGCTCAGGCTGTCCGCATATGGATAAAGTCGGCAAGGTTAGCCGCGCACAGCTGGAAGAAATTGCCACCATCAAAATGGCAGATCTAAATGCACATGACATGGACAATGCTGTACGCATCATTGCCGGCAGTGCCCGCAGCATGGGTATTGAGACGGAGGGCGTTTGA